In the Pan paniscus chromosome 8, NHGRI_mPanPan1-v2.0_pri, whole genome shotgun sequence genome, one interval contains:
- the DNAJC9 gene encoding dnaJ homolog subfamily C member 9 isoform X1, translating into MGLLDLCEEVFGTADLYRVLGVRREASDGEVRRGYHKVSLQVHPDRVGEGDKEDATRRFQILGKVYSVLSDGEQRAVYDEQGTVDEDSPVLTQDRDWEAYWRLLFKKISLEDIQAFEKTYKGSEEELADIKQAYLDFKGDMDQIMESVLCVQYTEEPRIRNIIQQAIDAGEVPSYNAFVKESKQKMNARKRRAQEEAKEAEMSRKELGLDEGVDSLKAAIQNWNKTFVPIWYCTSLLIWICKFPADDGILDSSGPSGYRFP; encoded by the exons ATGGGGCTGCTGGACCTTTGCGAGGAAGTGTTCGGCACCGCCGACCTTTACCGGGTGCTGGGCGTGCGACGCGAGGCCTCCGACGGCGAGGTCCGACGAGGCTACCACAAGGTGTCCCTGCAGGTACACCCGGACCGGGTGGGCGAGGGCGACAAGGAGGACGCCACCCGCCGCTTCCAG ATCCTGGGAAAAGTCTATTCCGTTCTCAGTGACGGAGAACAGAGAGCAGTGTACGATGAGCAGGGAACAGTGGACGAGGACTCTCCTGTGCTCACCCAAGACCGAGACTGGGAGGCGTATTGGCGGCTACTCTTTAAAAAG ATATCTTTAGAGGACATTCAAGCTTTTGAAAAGACATACAAAGGTTCGGAAGAAGAGCTGGCTGATATTAAGCAGGCCTATCTGGACTTCAAGGGTGACATGGATCAGATCATGGAGTCTGTGCTTTGCGTGCAGTACACAGAGGAACCCAGGATAAGGAATATCATTCAGCAAGCTATTGACGCCGGAGAGGTCCCATCCTATAATGCCTTTGTCAAAGAATCGAAACAGAAGATGAATGCAAGGAAAAGGAGG GCTCAGGAAGAGGCCAAAGAAGCAGAAATGAGCAGAAAGGAGTTGGGGCTTGATGAAGGCGTGGATAGCCTGAAGGCAGCCATTCAG AACTGGAATAAAACATTTGTCCCTATCTGGTATTGCACTTCTCTGCTGATTTGGATTTGTAAATTCCCAGCTGATGATGGAATTCTTGACAGTTCTGGACCTTCTGGTTATCGTTTTCCCTAA
- the DNAJC9 gene encoding dnaJ homolog subfamily C member 9 isoform X4, giving the protein MGLLDLCEEVFGTADLYRVLGVRREASDGEVRRGYHKVSLQVHPDRVGEGDKEDATRRFQILGKVYSVLSDGEQRAVYDEQGTVDEDSPVLTQDRDWEAYWRLLFKKISLEDIQAFEKTYKGSEEELADIKQAYLDFKGDMDQIMESVLCVQYTEEPRIRNIIQQAIDAGEVPSYNAFVKESKQKMNARKRRAQEEAKEAEMSRKELGLDEGVDSLKAAIQSCRRISGKVHLIFGKKI; this is encoded by the exons ATGGGGCTGCTGGACCTTTGCGAGGAAGTGTTCGGCACCGCCGACCTTTACCGGGTGCTGGGCGTGCGACGCGAGGCCTCCGACGGCGAGGTCCGACGAGGCTACCACAAGGTGTCCCTGCAGGTACACCCGGACCGGGTGGGCGAGGGCGACAAGGAGGACGCCACCCGCCGCTTCCAG ATCCTGGGAAAAGTCTATTCCGTTCTCAGTGACGGAGAACAGAGAGCAGTGTACGATGAGCAGGGAACAGTGGACGAGGACTCTCCTGTGCTCACCCAAGACCGAGACTGGGAGGCGTATTGGCGGCTACTCTTTAAAAAG ATATCTTTAGAGGACATTCAAGCTTTTGAAAAGACATACAAAGGTTCGGAAGAAGAGCTGGCTGATATTAAGCAGGCCTATCTGGACTTCAAGGGTGACATGGATCAGATCATGGAGTCTGTGCTTTGCGTGCAGTACACAGAGGAACCCAGGATAAGGAATATCATTCAGCAAGCTATTGACGCCGGAGAGGTCCCATCCTATAATGCCTTTGTCAAAGAATCGAAACAGAAGATGAATGCAAGGAAAAGGAGG GCTCAGGAAGAGGCCAAAGAAGCAGAAATGAGCAGAAAGGAGTTGGGGCTTGATGAAGGCGTGGATAGCCTGAAGGCAGCCATTCAG AGCTGCAGGAGAATATCTGGCAAGGTGCatttaatatttggaaaaaagatATGA
- the DNAJC9 gene encoding dnaJ homolog subfamily C member 9 isoform X2 — protein sequence MGLLDLCEEVFGTADLYRVLGVRREASDGEVRRGYHKVSLQVHPDRVGEGDKEDATRRFQILGKVYSVLSDGEQRAVYDEQGTVDEDSPVLTQDRDWEAYWRLLFKKISLEDIQAFEKTYKGSEEELADIKQAYLDFKGDMDQIMESVLCVQYTEEPRIRNIIQQAIDAGEVPSYNAFVKESKQKMNARKRRAQEEAKEAEMSRKELGLDEGVDSLKAAIQSRQKDRQKEMDNFLAQMEAKYCKSSKGGGKKSALKKEKK from the exons ATGGGGCTGCTGGACCTTTGCGAGGAAGTGTTCGGCACCGCCGACCTTTACCGGGTGCTGGGCGTGCGACGCGAGGCCTCCGACGGCGAGGTCCGACGAGGCTACCACAAGGTGTCCCTGCAGGTACACCCGGACCGGGTGGGCGAGGGCGACAAGGAGGACGCCACCCGCCGCTTCCAG ATCCTGGGAAAAGTCTATTCCGTTCTCAGTGACGGAGAACAGAGAGCAGTGTACGATGAGCAGGGAACAGTGGACGAGGACTCTCCTGTGCTCACCCAAGACCGAGACTGGGAGGCGTATTGGCGGCTACTCTTTAAAAAG ATATCTTTAGAGGACATTCAAGCTTTTGAAAAGACATACAAAGGTTCGGAAGAAGAGCTGGCTGATATTAAGCAGGCCTATCTGGACTTCAAGGGTGACATGGATCAGATCATGGAGTCTGTGCTTTGCGTGCAGTACACAGAGGAACCCAGGATAAGGAATATCATTCAGCAAGCTATTGACGCCGGAGAGGTCCCATCCTATAATGCCTTTGTCAAAGAATCGAAACAGAAGATGAATGCAAGGAAAAGGAGG GCTCAGGAAGAGGCCAAAGAAGCAGAAATGAGCAGAAAGGAGTTGGGGCTTGATGAAGGCGTGGATAGCCTGAAGGCAGCCATTCAG AGCAGACAAAAGGATCGGCAAAAGGAAATGGACAATTTTCTGGCTCAGATGGAAGCAAAGTACTGCAAATCTTCcaaaggaggagggaaaaaatctgctctcaagaaagaaaagaaataa
- the DNAJC9 gene encoding dnaJ homolog subfamily C member 9 isoform X5 — MGLLDLCEEVFGTADLYRVLGVRREASDGEVRRGYHKVSLQVHPDRVGEGDKEDATRRFQILGKVYSVLSDGEQRAVYDEQGTVDEDSPVLTQDRDWEAYWRLLFKKISLEDIQAFEKTYKGSEEELADIKQAYLDFKGDMDQIMESVLCVQYTEEPRIRNIIQQAIDAGEVPSYNAFVKESKQKMNARKRRAQEEAKEAEMSRKELGLDEGVDSLKAAIQFRSCCPDWSAMA, encoded by the exons ATGGGGCTGCTGGACCTTTGCGAGGAAGTGTTCGGCACCGCCGACCTTTACCGGGTGCTGGGCGTGCGACGCGAGGCCTCCGACGGCGAGGTCCGACGAGGCTACCACAAGGTGTCCCTGCAGGTACACCCGGACCGGGTGGGCGAGGGCGACAAGGAGGACGCCACCCGCCGCTTCCAG ATCCTGGGAAAAGTCTATTCCGTTCTCAGTGACGGAGAACAGAGAGCAGTGTACGATGAGCAGGGAACAGTGGACGAGGACTCTCCTGTGCTCACCCAAGACCGAGACTGGGAGGCGTATTGGCGGCTACTCTTTAAAAAG ATATCTTTAGAGGACATTCAAGCTTTTGAAAAGACATACAAAGGTTCGGAAGAAGAGCTGGCTGATATTAAGCAGGCCTATCTGGACTTCAAGGGTGACATGGATCAGATCATGGAGTCTGTGCTTTGCGTGCAGTACACAGAGGAACCCAGGATAAGGAATATCATTCAGCAAGCTATTGACGCCGGAGAGGTCCCATCCTATAATGCCTTTGTCAAAGAATCGAAACAGAAGATGAATGCAAGGAAAAGGAGG GCTCAGGAAGAGGCCAAAGAAGCAGAAATGAGCAGAAAGGAGTTGGGGCTTGATGAAGGCGTGGATAGCCTGAAGGCAGCCATTCAG